One genomic region from Asterias amurensis chromosome 7, ASM3211899v1 encodes:
- the LOC139939465 gene encoding cleavage stimulation factor subunit 3-like yields MAAEPRSELFTGWGYIPEKVKKAQKKIEMYKFDTDAWSILLREAQSQPVDKARPLYELLIASFSNSGRYWKMYIEQEIKSKNYEKVEKLFQRCLMKVLNIDLWKCYLSYVKETKGGLSSYREKMAQAYDFALDKMGMDIFSYQIWSDYVTYLKGAEAKGSYAENQRITAVRRVYQRGVVNPMVNIEIFWKDYCTYENGINPIIAKKMIDDRSRSYMNARRVAKEYESVTKGLNRNTPAVPPTGALEETKQVELWKKYINWEKTNPTRTEDQTLMTKRVMFAYEQCLLCLGHHPDVWYEAALYLENSSKSFAEKGDMNNAKVFSDEAAAIYERAIQTLMKKSMLIYFAYADFEEGRMKYEKVHNIYKRFVAIEDIDPTLVFIQYMKFTRRAEGIKAARGIFKKAREDSRTRYHVFITAALMEYYCSKDQQVAFKIFELGLKKYGDIPEYILAYVDYLSHLNEDNNTRVLFERVLTSGSLAVEKSGEIWLRFEDFEANCGDLTSIIKVEKRRLALFKEEFKDRETSLLVDRYRYLDLYPCSQAELKSIGYKDLTHKHTVQQVLFNPSSQKDSGLSSDKKEEDKSDSKVPEFPRPDLSQMLPFTPRSQAPPGSHPVPGGVFPLPMAAAHVVTRLPPPGCFQGPFVKVDSLMKLLAECTIPEPKVLDISMNGEVDDDEEGGSGKRKRTGDKNEDSDDDEETHSAPAHDIYRSRQQKRVR; encoded by the exons ATGGCGGCGGAACCCAGGTCGGAGCTCTTTACG GGCTGGGGTTACATCCCTGAGAAGGTGAAGAAAGCACAGAAGAAGATTGAGATGTACAAATTTGACACAGATGCATGGAGTATCCTTCTCAGAGAAGCGCAG AGCCAGCCTGTGGACAAAGCCCGCCCTCTCTACGAACTACTGATAGCGTCATTCAGCAACTCTGGACGATACTGGAAGATGTACATTGAACAAGAG ATAAAAAGCAAGAACTATGAAAAAGTTGAGAAG TTGTTCCAGCGATGCTTGATGAAGGTTCTTAACATTGATCTCTGGAAGTGCTACCTCTCCTACGTGAAGGAGACGAAAGGGGGTCTTTCTTCATATCGAGAAAAGATGGCCCAGGCGTACGACTTTGCTTTGGACAAGATGGGCATGGATATCTTCTCTTATCAGATCTGGTCGGACTATGTCACATACCTTAAGGGAGC TGAGGCTAAGGGGTCATATGCAGAGAATCAGAGGATTACAGCAGTGCGTCGAGTATACCAACGAGGCGTCGTTAACCCCATGGTCAATATTGAAATCTTCTGGAAAGATTACTGTACATATGAAAAT ggaATAAATCCAATTATTGCAAAGAAAATGATTGACGACAGGAGTCGTAGCTACATGAATGCCAGACGAGTCGCAAAG GAATACGAATCTGTCACTAAAGGTTTGAATCGTAACACTCCAGCTGTTCCACCCACTGGAGCGCTAGAGGAAACCAAGCAAGTAGAACTATGGAAGAAGTACATCAACTGGGAGAAGACAAATCCAACCAGAACAGAAGACCAGACACTCATGACAAAGAGAG TGATGTTTGCATATGAGCAATGCCTGTTGTGTCTCGGTCACCATCCTGATGTATGGTATGAGGCTGCCCTCTATCTGGAGAACTCCAGCAAGTCGTTTGCCGAAAAAGGA GATATGAACAATGCTAAAGTATTCAGCGATGAGGCAGCAGCTATTTATGAGAGAGCTATTCAAACACTCATGAAGAAAAGCATGCTCATCTACTTCGCCTACGCAGACTTTGAAGAG GGGCGAATGAAATATGAGAAAGTGCACAATATCTACAAGCGTTTTGTTGCTATTGAAGACATTGACCCCACATTG GTCTTTATCCAGTACATGAAATTCACAAGGCGAGCAGAAGGTATTAAGGCAGCGAGGGGGATCTTTAAGAAGGCCAGAGAAGACTCACGGACACGCTACCATGTCTTCATCACAGCAGCTCTCATGGAATACTACTGTAGCAAG GACCAACAGGTAGCCTTCAAGATCTTTGAATTGGGTCTGAAGAAATATGGCGACATTCCAGAATATATTCTTGCCTACGTGGATTACTTATCGCATCTCAATG AGGATAACAACACGAGAGTGCTTTTTGAAAGAGTGTTGACGTCTGGTTCGTTGGCTGTTGAGAAATCAGG GGAAATTTGGTTACGGTTTGAAGATTTTGAGGCCAATTGTGGAGATCTTACAAGCATCATCAAGGTGGAGAAAAGGCGCTTAGCTCTCTTCAAAGAG GAGTTCAAAGATCGTGAAACCAGCCTTCTTGTTGACCGTTATCGATACCTTGACCTTTACCCTTGTTCACAAGCAGAACTTAAGTCCATCGGATATAAG GACCTGACCCACAAACACACCGTCCAGCAGGTGCTCTTTAACCCCTCGTCCCAGAAGGATTCGGGGCTGTCCTCAGAcaagaaagaagaagacaaatcaGACTCTAAGGTGCCAGAGTTTCCCCGACCTGACCTGAGTCAGATGTTACCGTTCACACCACGGTCACAAGCAC CGCCTGGTTCCCATCCTGTTCCGGGCGGTGTGTTCCCGTTGCCAATGGCAGCAGCTCATGTAGTGACTCGGTTACCACCTCCAGGTTGCTTTCAG GGTCCATTCGTCAAAGTGGACAGCCTAATGAAGCTACTTGCAGAATGTACAATTCCTGAGC CCAAAGTACTGGATATCTCAATGAATGGTGAGGTCGATGATGACGAAGAAGGGGGTAGCGGAAAGCGCAAACGCACCGGCGATAAGAACGAAGATTCAGACGATGACGAAGAAACTCACAGCGCCCCCGCTCATGACATTTATCGCAGCAGACAACAGAAACGGGTTAGGTAG
- the LOC139939661 gene encoding WASH complex subunit 3-like, translated as MDADGLPLVGPGVDLTKVGAIHPKRMLAFLNHFVTHTTRFLNKFSCVCEQKLSDLNTRIQRLEVTMNILEAKLASIPGLENVTVVAPPVPGPTPEGPPTVVQDVPALPAADQPNLPAVEAPPEAPPTMTVSQDPRYIKYFKMINMGVPVGALRQKVLLDGLNPDYLDTPNAPAPQATQDDSDSSFVESSSDEQDEFSD; from the exons ATGGATGCCGATGGTTTGCCACTTGTTGGTCCAGGTGTGGACCTTACAAAG GTCGGAGCGATTCATCCGAAGCGAATGCTAGCATTTCTCAACCACTTTGTAACTCACACAACTCGATTCCTCAACAAATTTTCCTGTGTATGTGAACAG AAATTGTCTGATCTGAACACAAGAATACAGAGGTTAGAGGTCACCATGAACATCCTGGAAGCCAAG CTTGCATCTATTCCTGGTCTTGAGAATGTGACTGTAGTGGCTCCCCCTGTCCCAGGACCTACACCAGAGGGCCCTCCTACTGTTGTACAAGACGTACCAGCCTTGCCTGCAGCTGATCAACCA AATCTACCGGCAGTAGAAGCACCCCCTGAAGCCCCGCCCACAATGACTGTGTCTCAGGACCCACGCTACATTAAATACTTCAAGATGATAAATATG GGTGTACCTGTTGGCGCTTTAAGACAGAAAGTTTTGTTGGACGGTCTTAATCCTGACTATCTAGA CACACCTAATGCCCCAGCACCCCAAGCCACACAAGATGATTCTGACTCGTCCTTTGTGGAGAGTAGTAGTGATGAACAAGATGAGTTCAGTGATTAG